From one Paenibacillus terrae HPL-003 genomic stretch:
- a CDS encoding ABC transporter ATP-binding protein, which translates to MAGVRLEHIFKKYPGADKATVVDVNLDIQDKEFLVLVGPSGCGKSTTLRMIAGLEEISDGKLYIGDRVVNDVAPKDRDIAMVFQSYALYPHMNVYQNMAFGLKLRKVKKEEIDKRVREAAKILDIEHLLDRKPKALSGGQRQRVALGRAIVRDPQVFLMDEPLSNLDAKLRGQMRAEITKLAKRLETTVIYVTHDQVEAMTMGDRIVVMKDGIIQQAASPDELYNRPVNLFVAGFIGSPTMNFITGKLAEKDGALHFTAPGLDLFVPEGKGQILKTKGYVGKEVILGIRPEDIHEEPVFLEASPNTIFTSTVDVTENLGHEMLLYLSGAGNETIIARVDGRSNTRDGVKAKLAVDMNKVHIFDKESELSVLVGE; encoded by the coding sequence ATGGCTGGTGTACGCTTAGAGCATATTTTCAAAAAATACCCGGGTGCAGATAAAGCTACGGTTGTTGATGTCAATTTGGACATTCAAGATAAAGAATTCCTCGTATTGGTCGGTCCTTCCGGTTGTGGTAAATCTACTACGCTCCGTATGATCGCTGGTCTGGAAGAAATCTCGGACGGCAAATTGTACATTGGAGATCGTGTTGTGAACGATGTAGCTCCAAAGGATCGCGATATTGCGATGGTTTTCCAATCCTATGCCTTGTATCCGCATATGAACGTATACCAAAACATGGCTTTTGGTCTGAAACTTCGCAAGGTGAAGAAAGAAGAAATTGATAAGCGTGTACGTGAGGCGGCTAAAATCCTTGATATCGAGCATCTACTGGATCGCAAGCCGAAAGCGCTATCAGGTGGTCAACGTCAGCGTGTGGCCTTGGGACGTGCGATTGTACGTGACCCGCAAGTGTTCTTGATGGATGAGCCATTGTCCAATCTGGATGCCAAACTGCGTGGTCAGATGCGTGCGGAAATCACGAAGCTGGCTAAACGTCTGGAAACGACCGTTATCTACGTAACGCATGACCAGGTCGAAGCGATGACGATGGGTGACCGGATTGTTGTTATGAAGGATGGTATTATTCAACAAGCCGCATCCCCGGATGAGCTGTACAACCGTCCAGTAAATCTGTTCGTAGCTGGTTTTATCGGCTCTCCTACGATGAACTTCATCACAGGTAAGCTGGCTGAGAAGGACGGCGCACTGCATTTCACTGCACCGGGTCTGGATCTGTTCGTTCCTGAAGGTAAGGGACAGATTTTGAAAACCAAAGGTTATGTCGGTAAAGAAGTTATTCTGGGCATCCGTCCTGAGGATATTCATGAAGAGCCCGTATTTTTGGAGGCTTCTCCGAATACGATCTTTACGTCCACTGTGGATGTTACCGAAAATCTCGGTCATGAAATGCTGTTGTACCTGAGTGGCGCAGGAAATGAAACGATTATTGCCCGTGTAGACGGGCGCTCCAATACTCGTGATGGTGTTAAAGCGAAGTTGGCTGTTGATATGAACAAGGTTCATATTTTTGATAAGGAATCGGAATTGAGCGTTCTGGTTGGTGAATAA
- the hprK gene encoding HPr(Ser) kinase/phosphatase — MAKKVKVSELVQQFQMEVISGEKGLRRLITVDDLNRPGLEMAGYFEYHTQERVQLLGRSELAFLGMLPPEERKDRMQRLCTELTPCIIITRGLEVPVELVEASAERDTPVLRTNMATTILSSRITGFLERKLAPTATIHGVLCDVYGVGMLITGSSGIGKSETALELVKRGHRLVADDAVEIRQTSDFQLHGTAPELIRHLLEIRGVGIINVMTLFGAGAVRNNKRITLVVRLEAWQQDKQYDRLGLDEETTRIIDTDVPLVTIPVRPGRNLAVIIEVAAMNYRLKQMGVNAALQFTNKLTATISEDMEDMD; from the coding sequence ATGGCTAAGAAGGTAAAGGTATCTGAGCTTGTACAGCAATTTCAAATGGAGGTTATTTCCGGTGAGAAAGGTCTGCGTAGGCTGATCACGGTGGATGATTTGAATCGTCCGGGGTTGGAGATGGCTGGGTATTTTGAATACCACACACAGGAGCGGGTGCAGCTTTTGGGAAGGTCTGAGCTGGCTTTTCTCGGTATGCTTCCTCCTGAGGAAAGAAAGGATCGGATGCAGCGTCTATGTACGGAGCTGACTCCGTGTATCATCATCACACGTGGTCTGGAAGTACCTGTAGAACTGGTGGAGGCCAGTGCTGAACGGGATACCCCTGTATTGCGTACTAATATGGCCACGACGATTTTATCAAGCCGCATTACGGGTTTTCTTGAAAGAAAGCTGGCTCCTACCGCCACCATTCATGGTGTGTTGTGTGATGTGTATGGTGTAGGTATGCTCATTACGGGCAGTAGCGGAATTGGTAAAAGTGAAACAGCGCTGGAACTGGTTAAACGGGGGCATCGTCTGGTAGCAGATGATGCAGTGGAAATTCGGCAAACGTCCGATTTTCAGTTGCATGGTACGGCGCCGGAACTGATTCGTCACTTGCTGGAAATTCGCGGCGTGGGCATCATTAATGTGATGACGCTGTTTGGTGCAGGTGCAGTTCGTAACAACAAGCGGATTACGCTGGTTGTCCGTCTGGAGGCATGGCAGCAGGACAAGCAGTATGACCGTCTTGGTTTGGATGAAGAAACGACACGTATTATTGACACGGATGTTCCGCTCGTTACGATTCCAGTTCGTCCGGGCCGAAATTTGGCCGTTATTATTGAGGTGGCCGCAATGAACTATCGTTTGAAACAGATGGGCGTGAACGCGGCTCTGCAATTTACGAACAAGCTGACTGCTACAATTTCTGAAGATATGGAAGATATGGATTAA
- the lgt gene encoding prolipoprotein diacylglyceryl transferase, producing MSTATLLLNPIAFSIGAIKVHWYGLILGLAALVGLYLAIREGKRFGIPQEFFMDMLLLGVPSAIIGARIYYVAFKWEDYRDNLWDVFKIWNGGIAIYGALIGAIICAVIYFRYKGYNFWRIADICAPGLLIGQAIGRWGNFVNQEAYGGPTEESFLRNQLHLPDFIVNQMNVNGVFHHPTFLYESLWSIVGVILLLVIRRMKFVRAGEMFAFYFIWYSIGRFFIERVRTDSLAFQGPDWLASFVNALWSPMVWLGFEPGHLDPSYGNVRISQLLPIFIVVAAVIFIVVRRRKGASVPKYSDPIVSSKIGVDQVPDVTPEQASRPGQDTIPPTTPAPDKLHKEGTDEDKKEHL from the coding sequence ATGTCAACGGCAACATTACTGCTGAATCCGATTGCTTTCTCAATCGGGGCAATTAAGGTCCATTGGTACGGGCTTATTTTGGGGCTGGCGGCACTTGTGGGTTTATATCTCGCCATTCGTGAAGGTAAAAGATTTGGCATTCCGCAGGAATTTTTTATGGATATGCTGCTGCTGGGTGTTCCTTCGGCTATTATTGGAGCGCGTATTTATTATGTAGCCTTCAAATGGGAAGACTATCGAGATAATCTATGGGATGTTTTCAAAATCTGGAATGGCGGTATTGCGATCTACGGCGCATTGATCGGCGCGATTATATGCGCAGTCATCTATTTTCGCTATAAGGGTTATAATTTCTGGCGGATTGCCGATATTTGTGCGCCAGGTCTGCTGATCGGTCAAGCGATTGGCCGCTGGGGTAATTTTGTCAATCAGGAAGCCTACGGTGGACCGACGGAAGAAAGCTTTTTGCGGAATCAACTGCATCTGCCGGATTTCATTGTGAATCAAATGAACGTTAACGGGGTGTTTCACCATCCTACATTCCTGTATGAATCCCTATGGAGTATTGTAGGTGTGATTCTGCTACTCGTCATTCGACGCATGAAATTTGTACGTGCAGGCGAAATGTTTGCATTTTACTTCATTTGGTACTCGATTGGCCGTTTTTTCATCGAGCGTGTACGGACGGATAGTTTGGCTTTTCAGGGACCGGATTGGCTGGCTTCTTTTGTGAATGCTTTGTGGTCTCCTATGGTATGGCTGGGGTTTGAGCCAGGGCATCTAGATCCGAGTTACGGTAATGTACGGATCTCGCAACTGCTCCCTATTTTCATTGTTGTAGCCGCTGTGATTTTCATCGTGGTTCGTCGTCGTAAAGGGGCATCTGTCCCGAAATATAGCGATCCGATTGTCTCCAGCAAGATAGGAGTCGATCAGGTACCTGACGTGACGCCGGAACAGGCTTCCCGCCCGGGTCAAGATACGATTCCTCCGACAACGCCTGCGCCGGATAAGCTACACAAGGAAGGCACGGACGAGGACAAGAAGGAGCATCTATGA
- the ppaX gene encoding pyrophosphatase PpaX codes for MINTILFDLDGTIMDTNELIISTFLHILNHPDADPLTREHIIPHMGGTLDDQLRTFSGLKDVSELVKGYRAYNLLHHDQMVKPFPYVIEVIQELRARGIKLGVVTTKIRSSTIRVLDLFDLTSSMDYIVTVDDVEHPKPHAEPVLKALAGLNAKAEHTLMVGDSSFDILSAQAASVKSAGVAWSLKGEEALRGYGPDYILHDMRDLLKLEFQGVDVS; via the coding sequence ATGATAAATACGATTTTATTCGACCTGGACGGAACGATTATGGATACGAATGAGCTGATTATCAGCACATTTCTGCACATTTTGAATCACCCGGACGCTGACCCGCTGACGCGGGAGCATATTATCCCTCATATGGGCGGAACGCTGGATGACCAGCTTCGTACCTTTTCGGGATTAAAGGATGTGTCTGAGCTGGTTAAAGGCTATCGTGCTTATAACTTGCTCCATCACGACCAAATGGTGAAGCCTTTTCCGTATGTCATCGAGGTTATTCAGGAGTTGCGTGCGCGAGGAATTAAGCTGGGGGTTGTGACGACTAAAATACGATCCTCTACGATTCGTGTGCTTGATCTGTTCGATCTGACCTCGTCTATGGACTATATTGTGACGGTGGACGACGTAGAGCATCCGAAACCACACGCAGAACCTGTGCTTAAGGCGCTGGCTGGCTTGAACGCCAAAGCAGAGCATACGTTGATGGTTGGAGACAGTTCCTTTGATATTCTATCGGCACAAGCTGCAAGCGTGAAATCGGCGGGTGTAGCCTGGTCGCTCAAGGGTGAGGAAGCTCTACGGGGATATGGGCCGGATTACATTTTGCATGATATGCGGGATTTACTGAAGCTGGAGTTTCAAGGTGTCGATGTATCGTGA
- a CDS encoding acyltransferase: MRKVDRYPVEGPNALWQIYRTVSRWKGIKNFIFIQIARYCPVLSWKNVIYRRVLGMKVGQHTAFGLMVMVDVFFPEHITIGDNSVIGYNTTILAHEYLIQEYRIGKVMIGNNVLIGANATILPGVTIGDGAVVAAGTVVHKDVPAGAFVGGNPLRELRRSDTNSGK, encoded by the coding sequence GTGAGGAAGGTTGACCGCTATCCCGTGGAAGGTCCCAATGCGCTGTGGCAGATTTACCGGACGGTAAGCCGCTGGAAAGGGATTAAAAACTTTATTTTTATACAGATCGCCCGGTATTGTCCCGTGCTTTCCTGGAAGAATGTCATTTACCGCAGAGTGCTTGGGATGAAGGTAGGGCAGCATACGGCCTTTGGCCTGATGGTGATGGTGGATGTTTTTTTTCCGGAGCATATTACGATAGGGGACAATTCGGTGATCGGATATAACACGACCATTCTGGCGCATGAATATCTCATACAGGAGTATCGCATTGGTAAGGTAATGATCGGGAATAACGTGTTGATTGGTGCGAATGCGACGATCTTGCCGGGTGTCACTATCGGAGATGGGGCGGTAGTCGCCGCCGGGACGGTTGTGCACAAGGACGTGCCGGCCGGAGCGTTTGTGGGTGGTAATCCACTGCGTGAATTGAGAAGATCGGATACGAATAGTGGTAAATAG
- a CDS encoding MauE/DoxX family redox-associated membrane protein, translating into MSETIALICDMIIAVLFFTSFYAKIGEIEGFKYEIYSYQVVRSMKLVQLAAYAVLTAEGILFVSFAAGILDGFKEWACILLMLFFSVFTIRKRMRTGVTTCACFGEMKWLNRTPIMRNIAIILILLVDLLVTRSTNIFLATNLILLTVSIGFVMELARMKFNEKREHYDSMV; encoded by the coding sequence ATGTCAGAAACTATCGCCTTAATTTGTGATATGATCATTGCTGTGCTTTTTTTCACATCTTTTTATGCCAAAATTGGTGAAATAGAAGGTTTCAAATACGAAATTTATTCCTATCAGGTAGTCCGTTCCATGAAGCTTGTTCAACTCGCTGCTTATGCGGTTCTTACTGCTGAGGGCATATTGTTTGTGTCTTTTGCGGCCGGTATACTGGATGGTTTCAAAGAGTGGGCATGTATTCTCCTCATGCTTTTTTTCAGCGTGTTTACAATACGTAAAAGAATGCGAACGGGTGTTACGACATGTGCGTGCTTCGGAGAGATGAAATGGCTGAACCGTACCCCAATTATGCGGAACATCGCTATTATTCTGATTTTACTTGTAGATCTTTTGGTTACGAGAAGTACCAATATATTTCTCGCGACAAACCTAATTCTGCTGACAGTCAGCATAGGGTTTGTGATGGAACTGGCACGAATGAAATTCAACGAGAAGAGGGAACATTATGATTCTATGGTTTAG
- a CDS encoding TlpA family protein disulfide reductase produces MGTSTNKKKEDVGLPVGSSLPSQEIQAFTGELCQLDELDKPSIMIFISMYCSFCIDLLPHLSQIQQEHSDYQLMLFSTGDDDDHRDMIEYFKWNFPVFHMDQSEMENWFNIIQMPFMLVTNQHKVICKGVAYDAVGAAQLISNV; encoded by the coding sequence ATGGGTACAAGTACCAATAAGAAGAAAGAAGATGTGGGATTGCCTGTGGGATCATCACTTCCTTCTCAAGAAATACAAGCTTTTACAGGGGAACTATGCCAACTTGATGAATTAGATAAGCCCTCTATTATGATATTTATCTCGATGTACTGTTCATTCTGTATTGATTTGTTGCCGCATTTATCGCAAATCCAGCAGGAGCATAGCGATTATCAGTTGATGCTATTCTCCACCGGAGATGATGACGATCACCGCGATATGATTGAATATTTTAAATGGAATTTTCCCGTTTTTCATATGGATCAGAGTGAAATGGAAAATTGGTTTAATATCATTCAGATGCCATTTATGCTCGTTACAAACCAGCATAAAGTGATTTGTAAAGGTGTCGCTTATGACGCAGTTGGAGCTGCCCAATTAATTTCCAACGTATAA
- a CDS encoding ATP-binding cassette domain-containing protein gives MNQLFKTLKYSKISFIKVFQFNKPIVLFSLAVYIFNSIQSNINIYLTGMLVNQFQSQSISIVIQTIMMIAGLQIFKLILDTFSRYKNLQLSINFAQRSQADLIHIVAQTELLDKEHPKFKSDFLYWSYASGQYYNSYLGTIQLTQQIITSILGFYLLSSSFILLGLMAVIIGIIRGAVELSSVRHRVLLNQEIQKKTREHYYYFFLLTETQHQKEMMLYRLVNHFKESWETAKKKVNMLELKLEKLNINRYRVGQLLSTLNYSVILIIIAVLIANQRLTIGDYVTITMALSMTENNIAALFQGLSTLMESANHIEQLENNKELVQRQSISTQETGSSPFFFHQEIKVNDLTFYYPNREKPALSHISLRIPKGKKIAIVGANGSGKSTLIKVLLGLYKVPPHVVFIDDVGIEQINREDMWQKTSAVFQDFIKYTTDVRENVAVGNIGQLHNSERIEHILENLGLLDEFPKGIDTKLGNLDDDSVNLSGGQWQKLALSRIFIRDKDEVIVLDEPTAALDPMSEVNLMNQILAHCYDKTVLLISHRIGIARQADHIIVMQDGGIAEEGTHQELIIGTGPYQMMWEQQREWYE, from the coding sequence ATGAATCAGCTATTCAAAACTTTAAAATACTCCAAAATTTCTTTCATCAAAGTATTTCAATTTAACAAGCCTATTGTCCTATTCTCCTTAGCCGTGTATATATTTAATTCGATCCAATCTAATATCAATATTTATTTGACTGGAATGTTGGTAAATCAATTTCAAAGCCAAAGCATCAGCATTGTTATTCAAACGATTATGATGATTGCGGGATTACAAATTTTCAAGTTAATATTGGACACTTTTTCAAGATATAAAAATCTCCAGTTAAGCATTAACTTTGCTCAAAGATCTCAAGCTGATTTAATTCATATTGTTGCCCAGACTGAACTACTTGATAAGGAACATCCCAAGTTTAAATCTGATTTTTTGTATTGGAGCTATGCAAGCGGTCAATATTACAATTCATATTTAGGGACAATTCAACTAACACAGCAGATTATCACTTCAATTCTAGGATTTTATTTATTATCTTCTTCTTTTATATTATTGGGTCTAATGGCTGTCATCATAGGTATTATTAGAGGAGCAGTCGAATTAAGTTCCGTTCGACACAGAGTACTACTGAATCAGGAAATACAAAAAAAAACGCGGGAGCACTACTATTACTTTTTCCTCTTAACAGAAACCCAACATCAAAAAGAAATGATGTTATACAGACTCGTCAACCATTTCAAAGAAAGTTGGGAAACAGCTAAGAAAAAAGTGAATATGCTGGAGCTAAAACTAGAGAAGCTGAACATAAATAGGTACCGGGTGGGGCAATTATTATCGACTTTGAATTATTCTGTCATTCTAATCATCATTGCTGTTCTAATTGCCAATCAACGCTTAACCATAGGCGATTATGTAACTATTACAATGGCGCTATCTATGACAGAAAATAATATTGCTGCTTTATTCCAAGGACTCTCTACCTTAATGGAGAGCGCAAACCATATTGAACAGCTAGAAAACAACAAAGAGCTCGTTCAAAGACAGAGCATCTCTACCCAAGAAACAGGTTCATCCCCGTTTTTTTTTCATCAAGAAATTAAGGTAAATGATCTTACATTTTATTATCCGAATCGGGAGAAGCCAGCTTTATCTCACATTTCATTACGTATTCCAAAAGGGAAAAAGATTGCTATTGTTGGGGCCAACGGATCGGGCAAGTCCACACTCATTAAAGTACTGTTGGGTCTTTACAAAGTGCCTCCCCATGTCGTTTTTATAGATGATGTGGGTATAGAGCAAATCAACAGAGAAGATATGTGGCAGAAAACGAGCGCTGTATTTCAGGATTTCATTAAATATACAACAGATGTACGGGAAAATGTGGCAGTCGGTAATATAGGCCAACTCCATAATTCGGAGCGTATTGAACATATTTTAGAGAATCTTGGATTATTAGATGAGTTCCCCAAAGGTATTGATACAAAACTGGGTAATTTGGATGATGATTCGGTCAATTTGTCAGGTGGACAGTGGCAAAAACTTGCTTTATCTCGAATTTTTATTCGAGATAAAGATGAAGTGATTGTGCTGGATGAGCCTACAGCGGCGCTCGATCCCATGAGCGAGGTGAACCTGATGAATCAGATTCTTGCTCACTGTTATGATAAGACGGTTCTACTTATTTCGCATCGGATTGGTATAGCCAGACAAGCTGATCACATCATTGTCATGCAGGATGGGGGAATTGCTGAAGAAGGAACACATCAGGAGTTAATTATCGGCACCGGACCATACCAAATGATGTGGGAACAACAGAGAGAATGGTACGAGTGA
- a CDS encoding ATP phosphoribosyltransferase regulatory subunit → MTKPKGFEIPVGVRDYLPRAVSKLRAIELNVLECMERWGYRQIMTPTMEYYDTVGVASSTSDRKLFKLLNNRGTTLVLRSDMTAPIARVVSSLLKEEEVPLRLSYHANVFRAIEEEVGREAEFFQTGVELVGDDSPEADAEVVALAIASLQAAGVSSFKIAMGHVGFLNGLFEEIIPGRQAEQQALKELLLNRDVVGYRTAIEALGLPTEHRDKLEAILRLRGGKEICEQATRLSVEQQTIQSIAHLCEVWEVLESYGVSEHVLIDLTMIGDFSYYTGMTFEGYAAEIGFPVCNGGRYDNLLQQFGRSVPATGFALKTNRIVDGVDGIQIEAKRPVLIRYDEQGRREALSAAAQLRGAGRTVVTGLAGGPEDRRREQQDLYAEVYSYTAGERQPVQGRELP, encoded by the coding sequence ATGACCAAGCCAAAAGGATTTGAAATCCCTGTAGGGGTTCGAGATTACCTTCCGCGTGCGGTGTCGAAGCTGCGGGCGATTGAATTGAATGTACTCGAATGTATGGAGCGTTGGGGCTACCGTCAGATTATGACGCCTACGATGGAATATTACGATACGGTGGGTGTGGCTAGTTCTACTTCGGATCGGAAGCTGTTCAAGCTGCTCAATAACCGCGGAACTACGCTGGTGCTGCGATCTGATATGACCGCGCCGATTGCGCGTGTGGTATCGTCGCTGTTGAAGGAAGAGGAAGTACCACTCCGGCTTTCCTATCACGCAAATGTATTTCGGGCGATTGAGGAAGAGGTGGGAAGAGAAGCGGAGTTTTTCCAGACGGGTGTGGAGCTGGTAGGCGATGACTCGCCCGAGGCTGATGCGGAGGTCGTGGCACTGGCGATTGCATCATTGCAGGCGGCAGGGGTGTCCTCTTTTAAAATTGCTATGGGGCATGTGGGATTCCTGAACGGTCTGTTTGAGGAAATCATTCCGGGTCGCCAGGCTGAACAACAAGCGCTAAAGGAACTGTTATTGAACCGTGATGTGGTGGGCTACCGGACAGCGATTGAAGCTTTGGGTTTGCCTACCGAACATCGGGATAAGCTGGAGGCTATTCTCCGGCTTCGCGGGGGCAAAGAAATTTGCGAGCAGGCTACCCGTCTTAGCGTCGAGCAGCAGACGATTCAATCCATTGCGCATCTGTGCGAGGTCTGGGAAGTGCTGGAGAGTTACGGCGTGTCTGAGCATGTGCTAATTGACCTTACTATGATCGGAGACTTTTCATATTATACAGGAATGACTTTTGAGGGCTACGCGGCAGAGATCGGATTCCCCGTATGTAATGGAGGGCGTTATGACAATCTGCTACAGCAGTTTGGTCGTTCCGTTCCTGCCACGGGATTCGCGTTGAAGACGAACCGGATCGTTGACGGTGTGGACGGTATCCAGATCGAGGCGAAGCGCCCGGTCCTCATTCGTTATGATGAGCAGGGACGCAGAGAGGCGTTATCCGCCGCGGCACAGCTTCGAGGAGCAGGACGGACGGTCGTTACAGGACTGGCGGGTGGCCCAGAGGATCGCCGCCGCGAGCAGCAGGATTTGTACGCAGAGGTTTATAGCTATACAGCAGGAGAAAGACAACCGGTACAAGGGAGGGAATTGCCATGA
- the hisG gene encoding ATP phosphoribosyltransferase: MTETLKVAMPKGRIYKQASELFRRAGVPIPVDVDDTRKLVIPLPELGMEFIMAKPVDVPTYVEYGAADIGIVGKDVLLEENKDVYELLDLGIARCRMSVIALPDWQPGIRQRVATKYPNVASQYFREQGQQVEVIKLNGSIELAPLIGLADRIVDMVETGQTLRENGLVEQISILDITSRLIANRVSYRMKNGPIQALCDRLHQVIPATVAPQD, encoded by the coding sequence ATGACGGAGACGTTGAAGGTAGCCATGCCGAAGGGCCGGATTTATAAGCAGGCTTCTGAGCTGTTTCGTCGAGCGGGGGTTCCTATTCCAGTAGATGTGGATGATACGCGCAAGCTGGTTATTCCACTGCCTGAACTGGGAATGGAGTTTATTATGGCGAAGCCGGTTGACGTTCCCACGTATGTGGAGTACGGAGCTGCGGATATCGGCATTGTAGGCAAGGATGTTTTGCTGGAAGAGAACAAGGATGTGTATGAGCTGCTTGATCTGGGGATTGCCCGTTGCCGAATGTCGGTCATTGCTTTGCCGGATTGGCAGCCGGGTATTCGTCAGCGGGTGGCTACGAAGTATCCGAATGTGGCTTCCCAGTATTTTCGGGAGCAAGGCCAGCAGGTGGAGGTTATCAAGCTGAACGGTTCTATCGAGCTGGCACCATTAATCGGCTTGGCAGACCGAATTGTCGATATGGTGGAAACAGGGCAGACCTTGAGAGAGAACGGATTGGTCGAGCAGATCAGTATTTTGGATATTACGAGTCGGCTGATTGCCAACCGGGTCAGCTATCGGATGAAAAATGGCCCGATTCAGGCGCTGTGTGATCGATTGCATCAGGTGATTCCAGCTACGGTGGCACCGCAGGACTGA
- the hisD gene encoding histidinol dehydrogenase, whose amino-acid sequence MKIVSARDFNLQREVDYGTPDQNEAVRAIIRSVRQEGDAAVLRYTESFDGVSLTAEQLRVTEEELKAAYDKVEPSFLQAIQEAADNIRAFHTKQKRNSWMDLQPDGSLLGQIIRPLKRVGVYVPGGKAAYPSSVLMNVIPAQVAGVPEIVMVTPPATGGKAGIDPYTLVAAAEAGVTEMYRVGGAQAIASLAYGTDSIEPVDKICGPGNIYVALAKREVYGSVDIDSIAGPSEIVVLADDTANASYVAADLLSQAEHDEMASAILVTPSQRLAEEVSAEVQRQLAELPRRDIAAASVEAYGAIIVVDTLHEGIQIVNKLAPEHLEIMTENPMEHVGLIENAGAIFLGAYSSEPVGDYFAGPNHIIPTNGTARFSSPVDIDDFIKKSSMIYYSKEALLRNGETIMQLARHEGLEGHARAIQVRLDNEKKAVDDDGE is encoded by the coding sequence ATGAAGATCGTTTCAGCCCGTGATTTCAATCTCCAGCGCGAGGTCGATTACGGTACACCTGATCAAAATGAAGCCGTTCGTGCGATTATCCGTTCGGTACGGCAGGAGGGAGATGCTGCTGTCCTGCGGTATACAGAATCGTTCGACGGTGTATCGCTGACGGCGGAGCAGCTCCGTGTGACGGAGGAAGAATTGAAGGCGGCATATGACAAGGTGGAGCCTTCTTTTTTGCAGGCGATTCAGGAGGCGGCGGACAATATCCGTGCTTTTCATACGAAGCAAAAACGTAATTCGTGGATGGATTTGCAGCCGGACGGCAGCTTGCTGGGTCAGATCATCCGACCGTTGAAGCGTGTAGGCGTGTATGTTCCGGGCGGTAAAGCGGCTTATCCGTCCTCGGTGCTGATGAATGTGATTCCGGCTCAGGTGGCCGGTGTACCGGAGATCGTCATGGTGACACCCCCGGCAACAGGCGGCAAGGCGGGAATTGATCCGTATACACTGGTTGCTGCGGCAGAGGCGGGCGTGACAGAAATGTACCGGGTTGGTGGAGCGCAGGCCATCGCGTCTCTCGCTTACGGGACAGATAGCATTGAACCCGTCGATAAAATTTGCGGACCCGGCAACATTTATGTAGCGCTGGCGAAGCGCGAGGTGTACGGATCGGTGGATATTGACAGTATTGCGGGACCGAGTGAAATTGTCGTGTTGGCTGACGATACAGCGAATGCCTCTTATGTAGCGGCTGACCTGCTCTCGCAGGCAGAGCATGACGAAATGGCTTCGGCCATTCTGGTTACGCCCTCGCAACGCCTGGCAGAAGAAGTGTCAGCGGAGGTACAGCGCCAATTGGCAGAGCTGCCGCGCAGAGATATTGCTGCTGCATCGGTTGAGGCTTATGGAGCAATTATTGTCGTGGACACTTTGCATGAGGGGATCCAGATTGTGAACAAACTTGCCCCGGAGCATTTGGAAATCATGACAGAGAATCCGATGGAACATGTGGGTCTGATCGAAAATGCGGGAGCGATTTTCCTGGGTGCGTACAGCTCGGAGCCGGTAGGGGATTATTTTGCTGGTCCTAACCACATTATTCCGACCAATGGAACCGCACGGTTCTCTTCCCCGGTCGATATTGATGATTTTATCAAGAAGTCGAGTATGATCTATTACAGCAAGGAAGCGCTGCTGCGCAATGGAGAGACGATTATGCAGCTTGCCCGCCATGAAGGTCTGGAAGGTCACGCAAGGGCGATACAGGTTCGATTGGACAATGAGAAGAAGGCGGTGGATGATGATGGGGAATGA